From a region of the uncultured Desulfatiglans sp. genome:
- a CDS encoding Enoyl-CoA hydratase/isomerase family protein yields the protein MGYETIIVEIGDDYVADVTLNRPENLNTFNVALATELGQALQELDADQRVRVIVLKGAGKAFCAGIDVGDFHGKSALEYREWIGCMERPLVAISGLCKPVIAQVHGVAAANGAGLVAAADLAVAGESARLGLTAINVGLNCIGPVVPVARSVGRKKALEMLFFGDLVPAREALAMGLVNRVYPEEALKMETRRWAAALAQKSPVALQIAKKAFYTAEDMEYHQAFEYMNEAFARLCCTEDAPEGIRAFKEKRLPVWTGR from the coding sequence ATGGGATATGAGACCATCATCGTGGAGATCGGGGATGATTATGTCGCGGATGTGACGCTCAATCGTCCGGAAAACCTCAACACCTTCAACGTGGCGCTTGCAACGGAACTCGGGCAGGCGCTCCAGGAACTGGATGCGGATCAGCGGGTGCGCGTGATCGTGTTGAAGGGCGCTGGAAAGGCCTTTTGCGCGGGTATCGATGTCGGTGATTTCCACGGCAAGAGTGCGCTCGAATATCGGGAGTGGATCGGGTGCATGGAGCGCCCTCTGGTTGCCATCAGCGGCTTGTGCAAGCCCGTCATCGCCCAGGTTCACGGGGTCGCGGCGGCGAATGGCGCGGGCCTGGTGGCCGCCGCGGATCTGGCTGTAGCAGGCGAGTCGGCGCGGTTGGGTTTGACGGCCATCAATGTCGGTCTGAACTGCATCGGTCCCGTCGTACCGGTTGCGCGGTCCGTCGGTAGGAAGAAGGCCCTCGAGATGCTTTTTTTCGGGGACCTCGTTCCGGCCAGAGAGGCCTTGGCGATGGGGCTCGTAAACCGGGTTTATCCTGAAGAGGCCCTGAAGATGGAGACCCGCAGGTGGGCGGCCGCCCTCGCTCAGAAGAGCCCGGTGGCCTTGCAGATCGCCAAAAAGGCCTTCTACACGGCGGAGGATATGGAGTATCACCAGGCCTTCGAGTACATGAACGAGGCGTTCGCCCGTTTGTGCTGTACCGAGGATGCCCCTGAAGGCATCCGGGCCTTCAAGGAGAAAAGACTCCCTGTCTGGACAGGGAGATGA
- a CDS encoding Enamine/imine deaminase (fragment), with amino-acid sequence MQKVLLAAGLGMKDVLKTTVFLVDMKEFPVVNAVYAEVFGDHRPARSTVQVAGLPLGARIEIECIADAGLGECQAG; translated from the coding sequence ATGCAGAAGGTTCTGCTGGCGGCAGGGTTGGGGATGAAGGACGTGTTGAAGACGACGGTCTTTCTCGTGGATATGAAGGAATTCCCCGTGGTGAATGCCGTGTATGCCGAGGTGTTTGGAGATCACCGGCCGGCGCGGTCCACCGTCCAGGTCGCCGGGCTGCCGCTCGGCGCCAGGATCGAGATCGAATGCATCGCCGACGCCGGTCTTGGCGAATGCCAGGCTGGATGA
- a CDS encoding ABC-type branched-chain amino acid transport system, periplasmic component: protein MRAICCLAIGVLAASVTLFCGGAAAEEKPVKLGAMFISSGKMGGYGKHGAQAIQLAVEEINAAGGILGRKLEATTEDTQLNKERTIEIAKRFILTDKVDFLMGPTSSGLAMTLLDIAKEHKKILIATQAATDALTGANFSPYLFSTLSNAMMHSRSGAYLMANKPYKRWMVVGPDYNYGHSSWEMFITKLKELKPDVEVVGEVFPKFMATDYSAAIQEVMKIKPDAVWCPLWGGDSVAFIKQALPTGLFDQVKFAFPVGGALETLIPVGKDMPEGIFMSTRYLFTTPDSALNRGFVKAYKERFNEYPDYMAGETYAGVTFIKAAVERAGSTDAEKIIAAVEKEPLAWESPEGWKIMRAEDHSVVEDCLWGETVFSEAYGFPVLKNIHYVPAEEICRTPEELKAVREGYRKGLQ, encoded by the coding sequence ATGAGGGCGATATGCTGTTTGGCGATTGGCGTGCTGGCTGCGAGTGTTACCCTGTTTTGCGGTGGGGCCGCTGCGGAAGAAAAGCCTGTCAAACTGGGGGCGATGTTTATTTCGTCCGGCAAGATGGGGGGGTACGGCAAACACGGTGCCCAGGCGATTCAACTGGCCGTCGAGGAGATCAATGCCGCCGGCGGCATCCTCGGGAGAAAACTGGAGGCGACCACCGAAGACACCCAACTGAACAAAGAACGGACGATAGAGATCGCCAAGCGGTTCATTCTGACCGACAAGGTCGATTTCCTGATGGGCCCGACGTCGAGCGGTCTGGCCATGACGCTCCTGGACATCGCAAAAGAGCACAAGAAGATCCTGATCGCAACGCAGGCTGCAACCGACGCCCTTACGGGCGCCAATTTTTCCCCTTACCTCTTCAGCACGCTTAGCAATGCCATGATGCATTCGCGTTCAGGCGCCTATCTGATGGCAAATAAACCTTACAAACGCTGGATGGTGGTCGGTCCGGACTACAACTACGGGCATTCATCATGGGAGATGTTCATTACCAAACTGAAGGAATTGAAGCCCGATGTCGAGGTGGTGGGGGAGGTCTTCCCGAAGTTCATGGCCACGGATTACTCGGCAGCCATTCAAGAGGTGATGAAAATCAAGCCCGATGCCGTTTGGTGTCCTCTCTGGGGAGGGGATTCGGTCGCGTTCATCAAGCAGGCGCTGCCGACGGGGTTGTTCGACCAGGTGAAGTTCGCTTTTCCGGTCGGCGGGGCGCTGGAAACGCTCATTCCGGTCGGCAAGGATATGCCGGAGGGGATCTTCATGTCCACGCGCTATCTGTTCACGACGCCCGATTCGGCGCTGAACCGAGGATTCGTGAAGGCCTACAAGGAACGATTCAATGAGTATCCGGATTATATGGCGGGGGAGACCTACGCCGGAGTGACCTTCATCAAGGCGGCCGTCGAGCGCGCAGGCAGCACGGATGCTGAAAAGATCATTGCAGCGGTCGAAAAGGAGCCTTTGGCCTGGGAGAGTCCCGAGGGATGGAAGATCATGCGGGCCGAAGATCATTCGGTTGTCGAGGACTGTCTCTGGGGGGAGACCGTCTTCAGCGAGGCTTATGGTTTTCCGGTGTTGAAAAACATCCACTATGTGCCGGCCGAGGAGATCTGCAGGACCCCCGAGGAGCTGAAGGCGGTGCGGGAGGGGTATCGGAAAGGCCTGCAGTAG
- a CDS encoding ADP-ribosylation/Crystallin J1, producing the protein MIGAIAGDIVGSVYEGTRMKTKHFVLFSDLCVYTDDTVLTVALADTILTGTPYVKNLKTFYRWYPHAGYGGSFHRWARCEDSEPYGSWGNGAAMRISPVGYACHDLESVLDRARGFTEVTHNHPEGIKGGQAVAAAVFLARTGHSKEEIRTFIETRFAYDLSRPIDEIRPGHPFDVSCQGTVPPAIRAFLDSTDFEDAIRTAVSLGGDTDTLACITGGIAQAFYGGIPEDIEKKVYAILDERLSAITKAFMDHYCRT; encoded by the coding sequence ATGATCGGGGCGATAGCGGGTGATATCGTAGGATCGGTTTATGAGGGGACGCGCATGAAGACCAAGCATTTCGTTTTGTTTTCGGACCTGTGCGTCTACACGGATGATACGGTGCTGACGGTTGCCCTGGCGGACACGATCCTGACGGGAACGCCCTATGTGAAGAATCTGAAGACCTTCTACCGGTGGTATCCGCACGCCGGATACGGTGGAAGCTTCCATCGCTGGGCGCGGTGCGAAGACTCGGAGCCCTACGGCAGTTGGGGGAACGGGGCCGCCATGCGCATCAGTCCGGTCGGGTATGCCTGTCACGATCTGGAGAGCGTTCTCGATCGAGCACGCGGGTTTACGGAGGTGACCCACAACCACCCCGAAGGGATCAAAGGCGGGCAGGCGGTTGCCGCAGCGGTTTTCCTCGCGCGGACCGGGCATTCGAAGGAGGAGATCCGGACGTTCATCGAGACGCGCTTCGCGTACGATCTGAGCCGGCCGATAGACGAGATCCGCCCTGGCCATCCGTTCGATGTGTCATGCCAGGGGACCGTACCCCCCGCGATTCGCGCTTTTCTGGATTCGACGGATTTTGAGGACGCGATCCGGACGGCTGTCTCTCTTGGAGGAGATACGGACACCCTGGCCTGCATCACGGGAGGCATCGCACAGGCGTTTTACGGAGGGATTCCGGAGGATATCGAGAAAAAGGTTTACGCGATCCTCGATGAGCGGTTGAGCGCGATCACCAAGGCCTTCATGGACCACTACTGCAGGACCTGA
- a CDS encoding conserved membrane hypothetical protein (Evidence 4 : Unknown function but conserved in other organisms): MLLGLPPAGVLLAGRPIGPYFAFPPRTDFVSHAPFSWPVFCVYALVGTGALAFILFLWARSRNAPAPAPATKRPFPWWGWAGIGWGTAVWLFAWTRFSWFAPFQPHTFFPLWLGYILTMNALIHRRLGQCPLSSRPGRFVLLFPLSAIFWWFFEYLNRFVQNWHYLGSEYDAWRYALYATISFSTVLPAVLSTQRWLLTLPWIRRAFEGLLPIRPRHPARLAAWTLLLSAAVLAGIGVWPDLLFAGLWVAPLLIMVALQSLTGGRHPLEGIPKGNWRGVVSWSLAALLCGFFWEMWNAGSLSRWEYTVPFVQGSKIFAMPVLGYAGYLPFGLTCAAVAEIWMAPDTSAQGR, translated from the coding sequence ATGCTCCTGGGGCTTCCACCGGCAGGCGTCCTGCTGGCGGGGCGCCCGATCGGACCTTACTTCGCATTCCCGCCGCGCACGGATTTCGTCTCCCACGCGCCTTTCTCATGGCCGGTCTTCTGCGTGTACGCCCTGGTCGGAACAGGCGCGCTTGCGTTCATCCTCTTTCTGTGGGCCCGGTCGAGAAACGCCCCGGCCCCCGCTCCTGCAACGAAGCGGCCCTTTCCGTGGTGGGGTTGGGCGGGGATCGGATGGGGGACCGCCGTCTGGCTGTTCGCCTGGACACGATTTTCCTGGTTCGCCCCCTTTCAGCCGCACACCTTTTTCCCCCTCTGGCTCGGCTACATTCTGACGATGAACGCCTTGATTCATAGACGGCTGGGACAATGCCCCCTCAGCAGCCGGCCCGGGCGGTTCGTCCTGCTTTTCCCCCTCAGCGCAATCTTCTGGTGGTTCTTCGAATACCTCAACCGCTTCGTGCAGAACTGGCATTATCTCGGCAGCGAATACGACGCCTGGCGCTATGCCCTTTACGCCACGATCTCCTTTTCGACCGTTCTGCCGGCCGTTCTCTCCACCCAACGCTGGCTGCTCACTCTTCCCTGGATCCGCCGGGCCTTCGAGGGCCTCCTGCCCATCCGGCCCCGTCACCCCGCACGCCTCGCCGCGTGGACGCTGCTTCTGTCGGCTGCCGTTCTGGCCGGCATCGGCGTCTGGCCCGACCTCCTCTTTGCCGGCCTCTGGGTGGCGCCGCTCCTGATCATGGTCGCCCTGCAGTCCCTGACCGGCGGCCGGCACCCTCTCGAAGGCATCCCGAAGGGCAACTGGCGAGGGGTTGTCAGCTGGTCTCTCGCGGCGCTCCTGTGCGGCTTTTTCTGGGAGATGTGGAACGCGGGCAGCCTCTCCCGCTGGGAGTATACCGTTCCCTTTGTCCAGGGTTCCAAGATCTTCGCGATGCCGGTCCTGGGATATGCCGGATATCTGCCCTTCGGGCTGACGTGTGCGGCCGTCGCCGAGATCTGGATGGCGCCGGACACATCTGCGCAAGGCAGGTAA
- a CDS encoding TrkA-C domain protein, with translation MKVKTSELPGIGKSYALETAEGARLVVIVHHQGNREFYYFEDPDQDDPSQTFLLTDEEARQVGTILLGVDYQPVTDDRMEFLMKNLRVDWLKVAPESCLAGKSILESQIRKRTGATVIAIQRREKMIGSPDVNEVIQPGDILMSIGTRDQTKTLESLCQC, from the coding sequence ATGAAAGTCAAAACCAGCGAACTGCCGGGCATCGGCAAGAGCTATGCCCTAGAGACAGCCGAGGGCGCGCGCCTGGTCGTCATCGTCCATCACCAGGGGAACCGGGAGTTCTACTATTTCGAGGACCCGGACCAGGACGACCCCAGCCAAACGTTTCTGCTGACCGACGAGGAGGCCCGCCAGGTGGGGACCATTCTTCTGGGCGTGGACTATCAGCCGGTAACCGACGACCGGATGGAATTCCTCATGAAGAACCTGCGGGTGGACTGGCTGAAGGTGGCCCCGGAGAGCTGCCTGGCGGGCAAATCGATCCTGGAATCGCAGATCCGGAAACGCACCGGTGCAACCGTCATCGCCATCCAGCGCAGGGAGAAGATGATCGGAAGCCCCGACGTGAACGAGGTGATCCAACCCGGGGACATCCTGATGTCCATCGGAACACGCGACCAGACCAAGACCCTGGAATCCTTGTGCCAGTGCTGA